The Sagittula sp. P11 genome window below encodes:
- a CDS encoding DUF3253 domain-containing protein has protein sequence MDPPDDAIAHALLRLARDRAPRSFCPSEAARALSGDWRPLMPRVRALAATLPLIATQKGTPVDPVTARGPIRLTLKADR, from the coding sequence ATGGACCCGCCTGACGACGCCATAGCCCACGCGCTCCTCCGCCTCGCCCGGGACCGCGCCCCGCGCAGCTTCTGCCCGTCGGAGGCGGCCCGCGCCCTCTCCGGCGACTGGCGCCCGCTGATGCCGCGCGTCCGCGCCCTGGCCGCCACCCTGCCACTCATCGCCACGCAGAAGGGCACCCCGGTCGATCCCGTGACCGCCCGCGGGCCGATCCGGCTTACCCTCAAAGCGGATCGTTGA
- a CDS encoding histidine phosphatase family protein codes for MFRRTFLLSLPALAACTVAPQGLSLAPNSTLILTRHADRQDKLDLLSAKGRDRARALVAATKDLRVTRIHAPGIDRNLETAAPLARALDLPVERIPQEQPTAALVQSAQGRSVIWIGNKGNLTRIWEDLRLSGPAPLGYGDLAILRADANGTVTIERRRYGPA; via the coding sequence ATGTTCCGCCGCACCTTCCTGCTGTCGCTGCCCGCACTCGCCGCCTGCACCGTTGCGCCGCAGGGCCTGTCCCTCGCGCCGAACTCCACGCTGATCCTGACCCGCCACGCCGACCGGCAGGACAAGCTCGACCTGCTGAGCGCCAAGGGCCGGGACCGGGCCCGCGCGCTGGTCGCGGCGACCAAGGACCTGCGTGTCACCCGCATCCACGCACCCGGCATCGACCGCAACCTCGAAACCGCAGCACCGCTCGCCCGGGCGCTGGACCTGCCGGTCGAACGCATCCCGCAGGAACAGCCCACCGCCGCGCTGGTGCAAAGCGCTCAGGGCCGGTCCGTCATCTGGATCGGCAACAAGGGCAACCTGACCCGCATCTGGGAAGACCTCCGCCTCTCCGGTCCCGCGCCGCTGGGCTACGGCGACCTCGCCATCCTCCGCGCCGACGCCAACGGGACCGTCACCATCGAACGCCGCCGCTATGGACCCGCCTGA